A genomic segment from Sorangium aterium encodes:
- a CDS encoding serine/threonine protein kinase, which translates to MFPTEPAPETIGAYKILRHLSGSGPTSVYLGRLDGPLGFRRVCVLKLVPNTAEGDPRFADELAREASICATMNHPAIVRMFDFFEHAGRLVLVLEHVEGVNLNRLHQHLAARQQKLADAAVYYLVHCIAGALAHAHGSVDEHGSPTPIIHRNLHPENIVIGWDGQVRLTGFGIGKILGRTPDTIAGVVKGAPGYMAPEQARAERVTVKADIYGVGLLLWSLLTGRRPPADGTRPQAIATIRPEIPRPIVALLDTALAPAPDDRKITVHEIEQALAKVARPEKGKAELVTRVQSAHATIEIEDADREEDRRPTIPVKGKGGQTARPAADAAKRLAKDLFARDQAARDGGAARLRTPGAQAKTAPPSAAASEALSGSARQEGKPTLGAPAPEPITIPVPAGHASSALEVRGEGAKGVEGRRPALPDRETFGRLFEASKRAAERDAAAADEGPPGGGPPTLTEVDPVFFEEDGTTMPGTGAEAARFVPTTSVIPEAIRFGPPPALPADLAPAFLGAPPKPPSGSPVTPSGVTVPMGVSGLTPPGVTVPVDGSSGLTPPGGVPYPRPSAEGRSGSPMESSPPAGASSRRPRLPALAWQAPRSLSPAGTIAVSAITATVVAGLWIYVARRDRPEPDAAAAVELAPALVEPTAAAASAASESPPAKKAPAGKAQAAKTLSAKEAAAAKEAAAKEAAAKEAAAAKEAAAKEAAAVKEAAAKEAAAAKEAAAKEAAAKEAAAKEAAAAKDAAAKEAASQAKQGGNPASLPKDQGLLTVGFPQPGGVYMTGKYAGDVNQALAVRCGRFFVRVGRPGKTKFPEWLSAGVTAQVPCQGATSIDIKPSAPPKAKKKR; encoded by the coding sequence ATGTTTCCGACGGAGCCCGCTCCCGAGACGATTGGGGCCTACAAGATTCTCCGGCACCTGTCCGGTTCTGGGCCCACCAGCGTCTATCTCGGGCGACTGGATGGCCCGCTCGGGTTTCGCCGCGTCTGCGTGCTGAAGCTCGTCCCGAATACCGCCGAGGGCGATCCGCGCTTCGCCGACGAGCTCGCCCGCGAGGCGTCGATCTGCGCGACGATGAACCACCCGGCGATCGTGCGGATGTTCGACTTCTTCGAGCACGCCGGCCGGCTCGTGCTCGTGCTCGAGCACGTCGAGGGCGTGAACCTCAATCGGCTGCACCAGCACCTCGCGGCGCGGCAGCAGAAGCTCGCCGACGCGGCGGTCTACTACCTGGTCCACTGCATCGCCGGGGCGCTCGCGCACGCGCACGGGTCCGTCGATGAGCACGGCAGCCCCACGCCGATCATCCATCGCAACCTCCACCCGGAGAACATCGTGATCGGGTGGGACGGGCAGGTGCGCCTGACGGGGTTCGGCATCGGCAAGATCCTCGGGCGCACGCCGGATACGATCGCGGGCGTTGTGAAAGGCGCGCCGGGCTACATGGCGCCCGAGCAGGCGCGCGCCGAGCGCGTCACGGTGAAGGCCGATATCTATGGCGTGGGGCTGCTGCTCTGGTCGTTGCTCACGGGGCGGCGGCCGCCCGCGGACGGCACGCGCCCGCAGGCGATCGCCACGATCCGGCCGGAGATCCCGCGCCCGATCGTGGCGCTGCTCGACACGGCCCTCGCGCCCGCGCCGGACGATCGGAAGATCACCGTTCACGAGATCGAGCAGGCGCTCGCGAAGGTCGCTCGCCCTGAGAAGGGGAAGGCCGAGCTCGTGACGCGCGTGCAATCCGCGCACGCGACGATCGAGATCGAGGACGCGGATCGCGAGGAGGACAGGCGGCCGACGATCCCGGTCAAGGGCAAGGGCGGCCAGACCGCGCGGCCCGCGGCGGACGCGGCGAAGCGGCTCGCGAAGGATCTCTTTGCCAGGGATCAGGCGGCCAGGGACGGCGGCGCCGCGAGGCTGCGGACTCCCGGCGCGCAGGCGAAGACCGCGCCTCCCTCGGCGGCGGCGTCCGAGGCGCTGAGCGGGTCGGCTCGGCAGGAAGGCAAGCCGACGCTCGGCGCGCCGGCGCCCGAGCCGATCACGATCCCGGTGCCGGCGGGCCATGCGTCGTCGGCGCTCGAGGTGCGGGGCGAGGGCGCGAAGGGCGTCGAGGGACGAAGGCCCGCGCTGCCGGATCGCGAGACATTCGGCCGCCTGTTCGAGGCGTCGAAGCGCGCGGCGGAGCGCGACGCGGCGGCGGCCGACGAGGGGCCGCCGGGGGGCGGGCCGCCGACGTTGACCGAGGTCGATCCGGTGTTCTTCGAGGAGGACGGCACGACGATGCCCGGCACGGGCGCGGAGGCAGCCCGCTTCGTGCCGACCACCTCGGTGATCCCGGAGGCGATCCGCTTCGGTCCGCCGCCGGCCCTCCCGGCGGATCTCGCGCCCGCGTTCCTGGGAGCGCCGCCGAAGCCGCCTTCCGGCTCGCCGGTGACCCCCTCCGGCGTGACCGTGCCGATGGGCGTGTCGGGCCTGACGCCGCCCGGGGTGACGGTGCCAGTGGACGGCTCATCGGGGCTGACGCCGCCCGGGGGCGTGCCGTACCCGAGGCCGAGCGCGGAGGGCCGCAGCGGCTCTCCGATGGAGTCGTCGCCCCCGGCGGGCGCGTCGTCGCGGCGCCCGCGGCTGCCTGCGCTGGCGTGGCAAGCGCCGCGTTCGCTGTCGCCTGCCGGGACGATCGCGGTGTCGGCGATCACGGCGACGGTGGTGGCGGGGCTCTGGATCTACGTGGCGCGACGGGATCGCCCCGAGCCGGATGCCGCTGCCGCGGTGGAGCTGGCGCCCGCGCTCGTCGAGCCCACAGCCGCGGCGGCGTCCGCTGCGAGCGAGTCGCCCCCCGCGAAGAAGGCTCCGGCAGGGAAGGCGCAGGCGGCGAAGACGCTTTCAGCAAAGGAGGCCGCCGCGGCGAAGGAGGCTGCGGCGAAGGAGGCCGCTGCGAAGGAAGCCGCCGCTGCGAAGGAGGCCGCTGCGAAGGAAGCCGCTGCGGTGAAGGAGGCCGCTGCGAAGGAAGCCGCCGCTGCGAAGGAGGCCGCTGCGAAGGAGGCCGCTGCGAAGGAGGCCGCTGCGAAGGAAGCCGCTGCGGCGAAGGACGCGGCGGCCAAGGAGGCTGCGAGCCAGGCGAAGCAGGGGGGCAATCCCGCGTCGCTGCCCAAGGATCAGGGCCTGCTCACGGTGGGGTTTCCGCAGCCGGGGGGCGTCTACATGACGGGCAAGTACGCGGGGGATGTGAACCAGGCGCTGGCCGTGCGCTGCGGCCGCTTCTTCGTGCGCGTCGGCCGGCCCGGGAAGACGAAGTTCCCCGAGTGGCTCAGCGCGGGTGTGACGGCGCAGGTGCCCTGCCAGGGGGCCACGAGCATCGATATCAAGCCGAGCGCACCGCCGAAGGCGAAGAAGAAGCGGTAG
- a CDS encoding VOC family protein, with amino-acid sequence MYDHIGLKVKDIEASVRFYAAALAPLGHVLCARDEAYASFGPEGAPALYLQVDHGPRGPGAHIALRAADHAAVDRFYREGLAAGGRDNGKPGVRADYAPTYYAAFLHDPDGNNLEAVCMK; translated from the coding sequence ATGTACGATCACATCGGACTGAAGGTGAAGGACATCGAGGCGAGCGTTCGCTTCTACGCCGCTGCGCTGGCGCCGCTCGGTCACGTGCTGTGCGCCCGCGACGAGGCTTATGCGAGCTTCGGTCCCGAGGGGGCCCCGGCCCTTTATCTGCAGGTGGACCACGGCCCCCGGGGCCCCGGCGCGCACATCGCCCTGCGCGCCGCGGATCATGCCGCGGTCGATCGGTTCTACCGGGAGGGGCTGGCGGCCGGCGGCCGCGACAACGGCAAGCCCGGCGTGCGCGCGGATTACGCCCCGACGTATTATGCGGCTTTCCTGCACGACCCCGACGGCAACAACCTGGAGGCGGTCTGTATGAAGTAG
- a CDS encoding response regulator, translated as MTKSVLIIDDDVDLATTLAETLRDLGYEATPFFSGREALERLLDGERPGVILLDLMMPKMNGWKVCDELCAVPALEEIPVVIMTAASNIKQPMPTHARKVLSKPFELEALLRTIDTA; from the coding sequence ATGACCAAGTCTGTTCTGATCATCGATGACGACGTGGATCTGGCGACGACCCTGGCCGAGACGCTGCGCGACCTCGGTTATGAAGCGACGCCCTTCTTCAGCGGGCGAGAAGCGCTCGAGCGGCTCCTCGACGGCGAAAGGCCCGGAGTGATCCTGCTCGACCTGATGATGCCGAAGATGAACGGCTGGAAGGTGTGCGACGAGCTCTGCGCGGTCCCCGCGCTGGAGGAGATCCCCGTCGTCATCATGACCGCGGCGTCGAACATCAAGCAGCCGATGCCGACGCACGCGCGCAAGGTGCTCAGCAAGCCGTTCGAGCTCGAGGCCCTGCTCAGGACGATCGACACCGCCTGA
- a CDS encoding fructose-bisphosphatase class III, which yields MLDTRELPLLRALAGRYPTTEAALSEIGHLRAILSLPKGTVHVVSDVHGEHRKLKHIINNASGSLRPLVERVFGDRLTAAEKRALLSVVYYPRESYARVASRSEGERRGFLLWTLAREIEVIRQLSLRYTLRQVEAAFPEDMRGLLRELVSARAALGEGGYLDALIEPFVQHGREIEILRATARAIRNLTVFELVVAGDLGDRGPRLDKVIEYLMRQPRVRVVWGNHDVSWMGASLGQEALIATVVRLSLRYGRLSQLEEGFGIPVAPLDRLARTAYADDPAERFAVRGEGLRDALLLARMQKAAAVLQFKLEGQLCRRRPEYALEHRCLLHRIDPRAGTVAIDGDVFPLLDARFPTLDPGDPYALTPDEAACIALLKESFLRSPALSRQMRWMVQQGTTWLRRDRALIFHGCVPVDGEGELLPFVVDGEVRRGRALFDALERTVRRAFRAGAQEDVDMLWYLWTGPLSPMFGKDRMTTFESYFVADERTHKETKNPYFHLIHDAAFCGRVCREFGVDEERGLIVNGHVPVRVERGESPIKASRRAVTIDGAFSEAYGDKGYTLVLEASGARLAQHHHFTSVEQAVEAGEDIIPVISDVEVYEAERRVGDTEKGEEIEREIEILERLIEAYRDGALLEQPR from the coding sequence ATGCTCGACACGCGGGAGCTGCCGCTCCTCCGGGCCCTCGCGGGCCGGTACCCGACGACCGAGGCCGCGCTCTCGGAGATCGGCCATCTGCGGGCGATCCTGTCGCTCCCGAAGGGGACGGTGCACGTGGTCAGCGACGTCCACGGCGAGCACAGGAAGCTGAAGCACATCATCAACAACGCCTCGGGGAGCCTGCGGCCGCTCGTCGAGCGGGTCTTCGGCGACCGGCTCACGGCGGCCGAGAAGCGCGCGCTGCTCTCGGTCGTCTACTACCCTCGCGAGAGCTATGCCCGCGTCGCGTCCCGCAGCGAGGGGGAGCGGCGGGGCTTCCTGCTCTGGACGCTCGCGCGCGAGATCGAGGTCATCCGCCAGCTGTCGCTGCGCTACACGCTCCGCCAGGTGGAGGCGGCGTTCCCGGAGGACATGCGGGGCCTGCTCCGCGAGCTCGTGTCGGCGCGCGCCGCCCTCGGCGAGGGCGGCTACCTCGACGCGCTCATCGAGCCGTTCGTGCAGCACGGTCGTGAGATAGAGATCCTGCGCGCCACGGCGCGCGCCATCCGGAACCTGACGGTCTTCGAGCTCGTGGTGGCCGGCGATCTCGGCGATCGCGGTCCCCGGCTGGACAAGGTGATCGAGTACCTGATGCGCCAGCCGCGCGTGCGGGTCGTGTGGGGCAACCACGACGTGAGCTGGATGGGCGCGAGCCTCGGCCAGGAGGCGCTCATCGCCACGGTGGTCCGGCTCTCGCTGCGGTACGGGCGCCTGTCGCAGCTGGAAGAGGGCTTTGGCATCCCGGTGGCGCCGCTCGATCGGCTCGCGCGCACGGCCTACGCCGACGATCCGGCGGAGCGCTTCGCGGTCCGGGGCGAGGGGCTGCGCGACGCCCTCCTGCTGGCGCGGATGCAGAAGGCCGCGGCCGTCCTCCAGTTCAAGCTGGAGGGGCAGCTCTGCCGACGCCGCCCCGAGTACGCGCTCGAGCACCGCTGCCTGCTCCATCGCATCGACCCGCGCGCGGGCACGGTCGCGATCGACGGCGACGTGTTTCCGCTGCTCGACGCGCGCTTCCCGACGCTCGACCCCGGCGATCCGTACGCGCTGACGCCGGACGAGGCGGCGTGCATCGCCCTTCTGAAGGAGTCTTTCCTGAGGAGCCCGGCGCTGTCGCGCCAGATGCGCTGGATGGTGCAGCAGGGGACGACGTGGCTCAGGCGCGACCGGGCGCTCATCTTCCACGGCTGTGTCCCGGTGGACGGCGAGGGCGAGCTCCTTCCTTTCGTGGTGGACGGCGAGGTTCGCCGCGGCAGGGCGCTGTTCGACGCGCTGGAGCGAACGGTGCGCCGGGCTTTCCGGGCGGGCGCGCAGGAGGACGTCGACATGCTCTGGTACCTCTGGACTGGGCCGCTCTCGCCCATGTTCGGCAAGGACCGGATGACGACGTTCGAGTCGTATTTCGTCGCCGACGAGAGGACGCACAAGGAGACGAAGAACCCGTATTTCCACCTGATCCACGACGCCGCGTTCTGCGGCCGGGTGTGCCGTGAGTTCGGTGTGGACGAGGAGCGCGGGCTCATCGTGAACGGGCACGTGCCGGTCAGGGTCGAGCGGGGGGAGTCGCCGATCAAGGCGTCGCGCCGCGCGGTGACGATCGACGGGGCGTTCTCGGAGGCGTACGGCGACAAGGGGTACACGCTCGTGCTCGAGGCGAGCGGGGCGCGGCTCGCGCAGCACCACCATTTCACGTCGGTCGAGCAGGCCGTCGAGGCGGGGGAGGACATCATCCCCGTGATCTCGGACGTGGAGGTCTACGAGGCCGAGCGCCGGGTCGGAGACACCGAGAAGGGGGAGGAGATCGAGCGGGAGATCGAGATCCTGGAGCGGCTCATCGAGGCGTATCGAGACGGCGCGCTCCTGGAGCAGCCGAGGTGA
- a CDS encoding NADPH:quinone oxidoreductase family protein — protein sequence MHAWRGHAFGPPEILVWEEVDDPPLAEGEVRIEVAAAAINFPDVLFTAGAHQVKPTPPFIPGFEVAGVVVESREPSLPPGARVAATLPGSGGYATRAIAGPRTTYALPDAMPFEDAAAMTITYQTGYFALHRRAGVQPGDTVLVHAGAGGVGSAAIQLAKAAGATVIATAGGEEKTAVCRALGADVAIDYRREDFVAIVKERTSGRGADIVFDPVGGDVFDQSTKCVAFEGRIVVIGFACGRIPAARANHLLVKNYSVVGLYWGTYSRTRPDLTRRAQDELYALYGQGAIKPLVSAAMPMADAKAAMTAVASRATTGKVVLTTARGGGALTR from the coding sequence AGAGGTGGACGACCCCCCGCTCGCCGAGGGGGAGGTCCGGATCGAGGTGGCCGCCGCGGCGATCAACTTCCCCGACGTGCTCTTCACGGCGGGCGCGCACCAGGTCAAGCCGACTCCGCCGTTCATCCCCGGCTTCGAGGTCGCCGGCGTCGTCGTCGAGAGCCGCGAGCCATCCCTCCCGCCGGGCGCCCGCGTGGCCGCGACGCTCCCCGGCTCGGGGGGGTACGCGACGCGCGCGATCGCCGGGCCGCGCACCACCTACGCGCTCCCGGATGCGATGCCGTTCGAGGACGCCGCGGCGATGACCATCACCTACCAGACAGGCTATTTCGCGCTCCACCGACGCGCCGGCGTCCAGCCCGGCGACACGGTCCTCGTGCACGCCGGCGCGGGCGGCGTCGGCAGCGCAGCGATCCAGCTCGCCAAGGCGGCCGGCGCGACGGTCATCGCGACCGCCGGCGGCGAGGAGAAGACGGCGGTCTGCCGCGCGCTCGGGGCGGACGTCGCGATCGACTACCGGCGCGAGGACTTCGTCGCCATCGTGAAGGAGCGGACCTCGGGCCGGGGGGCCGATATCGTCTTCGACCCCGTCGGCGGCGACGTCTTCGATCAATCGACGAAATGCGTCGCGTTCGAGGGCCGCATCGTGGTGATCGGCTTCGCCTGCGGCCGCATCCCCGCGGCGCGCGCGAACCACCTGCTCGTGAAGAACTATTCGGTCGTCGGCCTCTACTGGGGCACCTACAGCCGCACCCGGCCCGATCTCACGCGGAGGGCGCAAGACGAGCTCTACGCGCTCTACGGCCAGGGCGCGATCAAGCCGCTCGTCTCCGCCGCGATGCCGATGGCGGACGCGAAGGCGGCCATGACGGCGGTCGCGTCCCGCGCGACCACGGGCAAGGTGGTGCTCACGACCGCGCGAGGCGGCGGCGCGCTGACGCGCTGA